A region of the Stieleria neptunia genome:
CTCGATCAACCGCACCACGGAGTCGAATCGATCGTAGGGATGGACCATCAGCACATCGCCCGCCACGATCGTCGCGAACATCGACTCTTCCGGATCGATCCGCGGATGCGGCTTGGCCGGCCAGACCTCATCGCGGAGGTGATCGAAACCCTCTTCCCCGTGCAGCGTGAACAGGAAACTCAGATCGATCGGACCGTCGATCGCGTACAGGTCTTCGGGGTGCAACTGGTGGACCTTCTGCAAAAACTCGACCGCCTCCGCACTGGCCGACGCTCCATATTCCAGACGAACGGGCCTGGCATAACGCCGGTTCTCCAAGATCTCTTCCATCCCGCCCAGCAGATCGCTGGCGGCGTCTTCGCGGAACTCGATGTCGGCGTTGCGGGTCAGGCGAAAGGGGACGCACTCGAGCACTTCGCGGCCGGGAAAGAACTCGTCGACAAAGTGTGCCGCCAAGCTCTCCAACAACACATAGCCGTGCCGTTTGTCGCCCGAGATCGGCAACACGCGTTGCAGCGATCGGCCCATCGGAATCAACGCGTATTCCGACGTTTCCGCCGAGTCCGCGCCGTCAGCCGACTCCGGTCCGTCGCTCGCCTTGCCGAGTCGCGTTTCGGGATCCCGTTTCAGGCGGATGAACAAGTGCAACCCCAGACCTTGCAGCAGCGGAAAGCTGTCCGCCGACACCGCTTGGGGCGAAAGCACGGGAAAGACATCGCGCCAAAAGCGGGCCGTCGCCGAGCCGTGTTCGGACTCACTGGCTTGCGTCAAATCGACTTCCGCAATTCCGGCGGACTCCAATTTGGGCTGCACCTCCTCGCGCAGCAATTGGTACTGCCGCGCGACGATCTCGTGCCCCTTTTTGGCGACCGCTTGCAACTGTTCCACCGCCACCATACCGGCGGGATCCCGCTGGGTGGGGTTGCGTTGGTGCAAGATTTTCAGCCCGCCGACGCGGACCATCATGAATTCGTCCAGGTTGGAACTGGTGATGGCCAGGAACTTGGCGCGTTCGAGAATCGGCAGTTTGCCGTCGGCCGCCTGGGCCAAGACGCGTTGATTGAACGCCAGCCAGCTGAGTTCGCGGTTGAGAAAACGATCCTCCGGCAGCGGACGATCGATCAGTGCTTTGCGCGAGGCGGTTTTGGACCTCGGTTTTCTCTTCTTTTCGCTTTTCGCCACTCGTTTTCCCGTGTCCATGATTGCGTTGATCGTGCTGGGAACGTCCCCACCCCAGAATACGCGATCAGAGGATCACCAGAAATCACCCGCGGCGAAAATACGAGGTCGATCGCGTCCCGTCACCGATCACTCGGCAATCACGTGCAACTGCGGTGGAGCGTCGCTGTAGAAATCGCCGTCGTAGAATTCATCTTCATCAATTTCCAC
Encoded here:
- the ppk1 gene encoding polyphosphate kinase 1 yields the protein MDTGKRVAKSEKKRKPRSKTASRKALIDRPLPEDRFLNRELSWLAFNQRVLAQAADGKLPILERAKFLAITSSNLDEFMMVRVGGLKILHQRNPTQRDPAGMVAVEQLQAVAKKGHEIVARQYQLLREEVQPKLESAGIAEVDLTQASESEHGSATARFWRDVFPVLSPQAVSADSFPLLQGLGLHLFIRLKRDPETRLGKASDGPESADGADSAETSEYALIPMGRSLQRVLPISGDKRHGYVLLESLAAHFVDEFFPGREVLECVPFRLTRNADIEFREDAASDLLGGMEEILENRRYARPVRLEYGASASAEAVEFLQKVHQLHPEDLYAIDGPIDLSFLFTLHGEEGFDHLRDEVWPAKPHPRIDPEESMFATIVAGDVLMVHPYDRFDSVVRLIEEAAADPDVLAIKQVLYRTSKNSPVVAALERAAERGKYVTAIVELKARFDEARNIEWAKEMERAGVQVIYGIHGLKTHAKVCIIVRREPQGIVRYMHFGTGNYNEATAKLYSDISLLTCDEVLGRDATNFFNAITGASQPRALEELAAAPTTMRRRFLDLIEEETQRSLQGGRGQITAKLNALVDPEVIDALYRASRAGVKIRLNVRGQCCLRPGVKNLSETIEVISIIDRFLEHARIFCFHQDGDEKLLIGSADWMTRNLDRRVELLVPVADRKCCDRLKEVLETYFDDNTNCWQMMPDGEYCLQDRGDEPPLRSQRVLYDRVVNTWKKAESSRRATFRPISAGS